ATAAACATTATtcatttacaattcttgatcagaATATCCACACTTGAAATTACTGTAGACATTTCAAGTGTGGATATTCTGATCAAGAATTGTCAATgaataatgtttgtattttttcttggaatttttttatgAATACATCAAAGTTATGAATTTTATTCTGTTGTAATATTTATGACTGACACCTTGAAAATCACAGctctttgagcaattttctttcttctGGAATATTTATCTGGGGGTATGGTGCCTTGAGCTCTTCTCTGACCTGTATTCTTGtgtgaatgaaataaaataaataggtaTTTGTAATCTTTATgctagttttttttatattattatattttttatattattattattattattattattattattattattattattattattattattattattattatttcaaaatacaaaaatgaataaatcaaagaaaattaaaaaagtcaaataaaaatataataaattaaataaaaaatgaaataaaaaatgtataaaataaaataaaatgatgatGTGCCTCTCAATTTCTCAATAAAAGACTATAATTAATTGTGTGCATGCAACATTTTGTGATTTTCTCATGTTCCTTGTTTTAACACATGTGCAGTGATCTATTTCAATTTTTGTCTGCTGCCACCATAATAGAAGATGCCTCACATGCAATCAAGGCTTTTTCAGTATACGCATTGTCTACTCCAACATGGCAGAAGCAGACACAGGTGTTGTACAGAATATTGAATATATGTCTAATGCGAATGTGTATAATGTGTATGGATGAGCTGCCCATTTCACCATAACATTTTTCTGATTTTATGTTTTTGTTGCATTTgataatttttttgtgtgttttctttttgtgGCCACTTACAGTGTAACTGCATAATCATTTTTTATCCCTTGAATCAGGTAAGAGCGGAGAACAGAATGCCAATAATATTGTTTTCAATATTAATTTTAAGctgatatttatgtatttattatttaaatattaaaTAGGGAGAACAGCAGTGAGTAAACAAAAGTAAATGAAAGAGAAAGTATATAAGAAGTCCTAAAACCAAAGTATACAAATTGTTCTTTTCCAGAAACATCCCATGgatcattaggaaaaaaaaaaacaacattcgtAAAGcattcataataataaataaattataatttaGCTCTATAGCAAATTAATTAAGATGCAGAAGGGAGCAATATGTTACCATTGCCAAATCACCGGATTGCAGTGAAGCTCcagtgttttaaaaaaacaaaaaattatatgtgagtatatatatatataattttaatattaatattaacatttgttttgttAAGGGTTGCGTGGAGACACCTTAATTTGATCATTTTTGTAGAGCTCCAAGGTCATTTGAATTCTGATTTACTAATGTGCTTATCTATGATGGAAACCCACCTCCTCCAAATTCATAATTTTTAAGGTTTTTGATCAAATGCACTTATTAAATTCAAAAAGAGATATAATCACATCTATGGCGTACCTGTTCCAAGTCCCTCCATTCCAGGTATGTCGtcaccaaatctaaaaaaaaatatatatatacagatgtagaaatgtttttttttgtattattcatttaataatgatgatgattatattatttgttattattatttttttatgtatttattattatttatttattataaacacTGGTGGGAGTGTTAGTTTCTAAAATAGAAAGTGACAGGCTTCAAATTTATGTCCCGGGTCCTTCCAAGATATCTTTTTTGTAGACTACTCAAATAAAATTATTCATTACTGAAGTTTGATTACTTGTTTCTCCTACATCCATATAAAGTGctttattaaaattaaattaaattaattaaattaaaataatgttTACAGTTTCAAATAAGCATATATCAATTATCACATGCCTTGAGGCGCCATGTTTATGTGTATACCATATCTATATACTGGTTGGGAGTCATTACTGCAACAAGTGGAAATTGTGGCTGAAAAGATCACAGATCAGAATCTATTCTGATACTTTTTGTATCACTTCCTGGATGCTACTTATTAGAACAAAATTATCACAATACTTGAAAACAATAACATTTGGAACTTGTGTTGAATAGCAAGGCGAGGAGATTTGTATGAAAAGGTTCAAAATGAACAGTCGACTTACTGAAGGACTAATGTTTTACATCACCCATTTATTAAGTGCAGTGTAAtgtaatcattatatatatatattttatatttttttatatttatttattttttaaatacttacGTTAACTAAAATAATAAACTTAAATACGaataatttcaaatattaaactgACTTAACTAGACATGGGCAGCTCATTTTgttacgaatttccgaattacaatagtaacaaatttaactACAACCAAAATAAAGAAATGTAATTCGGCCGAAATTCTAATCAAATTtgataaaatttgaaaaataataacaaaatagaatagaaaataaaggaatagaaaagagtagaaaagaatagaatagagtagaatagaacagaatagaatagaaaaaaagaatagaataaaatatactagaatagaaaataaagggatattaaacaatagaatagtttagaatagaaaataatagaataaaatagagtaaaacagaactaaatattataaaatagaaaagaatgaaataaaaagacagaaattaaagaaatataaaagaatagaatagagtaaaacagaacataaaagattagaataaaatataaaacaatagaaaATAGAGCAATATAAtattaaagaatagaatagaaaaataaaagaatagaagagaaaagaatagaaaaaacaatagaactgaATAGATtagattaaaatagaaaagaataaaaaaatagaataaaagaaaatagaaagaaaataactGTCTTTCCAAAATCTGAATTTCAAAtcgaataaattcaaatttgaattgaatagattagaatagaataaagtataatataatataaaataaaggaatagaatataaaagagtggaataaaaaaagaaaagaaaataatagaataaaatataataaaaaggatAAAACCGTCTTCCgaaataaaacattttgaataaaatcaaatttgaatagaatagagtaaaacagaaaataaaagaatagaatataatacaatagaaaataatagaatagaatagaaaataaaagaatagaagagaaaagaatagaaaaaaaacaatagaatagaatagattagaatagaaaagcataaaaaaaaagaataaaaagaatagaataaaataaccatcttccgaaatctgaatttcgaatagaataaattctagaattgaatagattagaatagaataaaaaataatataaaataaagggatagaatatagaagaatagaataaaagaatagaatagaaaagaaaagaatagaataaaataaaattaaatataataaaaagaataaaactgTCTTCTGAAATGTAAATTTCAAATAATATAAAAtcaaatttgaataaaatagaatggaaaataaataataaataatagaataaaataaaattaaatagaaagAACGTAACCATCTTCCTAAATTTGAATATTGAATAGAGTAAATTTGAATGCGAATTAGAATTTGATTAGAATCCGAGGTCAGTCGAATTAAATTCAATTCGGCTGAACTTGAAAAATTTGACTAGAATTTGAAAGCGAATAAATTAAATACCAAAAGCGAATCAAACAAatctaaataagatttttttttttaaatgaatcgaaatgaaacaaaacaattttttttttttttttttaaggaaaattttgaagcTGTCCATTTACCCTCTGACACCCTTCTTCGGCGGCTTGCTCTTGAACTGACGTGTCTGTCTCTGCTTGAATTTTGGAGGTCCCTTGCGAGGTGTGGTGGGTCCACCTTGGACATTACCGGGAGCCAGGGCGCTGGTGGCGGGTGAGCTAGAGTTCATAGTCACCAATAGCGGGTTCCACTCTCAGACGGCTGGATCTAAAGAAAATATATTGTGTGTTATCATTTGTACTAAAGATATGATAAAGATAAATGTTGAAGAATGGGGCAGCGTTGGAAGAATAGAATAATAATACCCATTAAATAATAAGTTTACTGtccttttttgtaatctctggtaTGTAACTGGTGGTTGCAATCTTATATTTATCCGATGTTAAAATGTatctagacagttttttttttttttttttggtttttttttagagCAGAGAAGGTCTCAAatccctgttttttatttttgtcccaTTTGTAACaaaaagttctaacccttccccactttatccaaacttttaaaaaatgttggcgtgacATGAGGGCATCATAAATGACAATCATATGGCAAATCTAAACGCTATGGAGCTCTAAGGTAAGACAATTAATGCCGGCTACAGACTTAGAATTTTGTTCGAAAatgttccttttaaccacttgccaaccatataacttacatatacggtggcaaggcggctctgctgcgcaggatcacatacctagtacaagatcctgcacttctgggtctggggtgcaCATGTGCACCACTGGTGACCCACTCTCGCCGTGGTTctacacagcagaagctgatctgcgggtaccacaAACTCGATGTCCAACGGCACATCGAGTTTGCAATCATTAGAcaaggggcagcccgtccattgtgGGTGCATGAGCGCCGCCCCCCCTATTCATGCCGCgccaccctccctatccatgcgcccagcccctttcgGGGTGTGCGGATGCATGAATTCCTATGGTGGAGATGGTCAGGGGGTgtattttttgaagcactgattaataggtttcaaaatagggtgggtttgCAGAATACAAactggccaaaattgatgaagaaattcgattttttaaaattttttattggatatgttttatagcagaaagtaaaaaataatgttttttgttttttaattgtcagtttttttgtttaaaccgcaaaaaataaaaatgacagaagtgatcaaataccaccaaaagaaagatctatttgtgggaaaaagggacatacattttattttgggtacaacgtcgcacgaccgtgcaattgtcagttaaagtaacgcagtgccatatcacaaaaaatgtgaTTGAGAAGGGGTGTGTAccagagacaggctgtgattgggagggggtgtgtaccagagacaggctgtgattgggaggttgTGTGTAccagagacaggctgtgattgggagggggtgtgtaccagagacaggctgtgattgggaggggggtgtgtaccagagacaggctgtgattgggagggggtgtgtaccagagacaggctgtgattgggagggggtgtgtaccagagacaggctgtgattgggagggggtgtgtaccagagacaggctgtgattgggagggggtgtgtaccagagacaggctgtgattgggagggggtgtgtgccagagataggctgtgattgggagggggtgtgtgccagagataggctgtgattgggagggggtgtgtgccagagataggctgtgattgggagggggtgtgtaccagagacaggctgtgattgggaaggggtgtGTACCAGAgaaaggctgtgattgggagggggtgtgtatcagagacaggctgtgattgggagggggtgtgtatcAGAGACGGGTTGTGATTTGGAGGGGGTGGGTGCCAgagataggctgtgattgggagggggggtgtgccagagataggctgtgattgggaggggttgtgtaccagagacaggctgtgattgggagggggtgtgtaccagtgacaggctgtgattgggaggggggtgTGCCAgagataggctgtgattgggagggggtgtgtaccagagacaggctgtgattgggagggggtgtgtgtcagagacaggctgtgattgggagggggtgtgtgtcagaggcaggctgtgattgggaggggtgtgtACCAGAGACAGGTTGTGATTgagaggggtgtgtgccagagatAGGCTGTGATTGGAGGGGTGTGTAccagagacaggctgtgattgggaggggtgtgtaccagagacaggctgtgattgggaggggtgtgtatcagagacaggctgtgattgggagggggtgtgtcagaGGCAAGCTATGATTGGgagagggtgtgtgccagaggcaggctgtgattgggaggggtgtgtatcagagacaggctgtgattggtgAGGGGGTGTGTCCGAGGCAAGCTATGATTGGGacggggtgtgtgccagaggcaggctgtgatttggagggggtgtgttcgaggcaggctgtgattggtaaGGGGGCATGGTGGCTGAACAAGTAGCCAGCCAAAGGATGAACACTGATGACTCAGTTCAGCTTCTGTACTTTGTGTagtcagtttagaacaaggaagaaaggtgactggcGGTATCAACCAGGAACTTCCGatggaagaaatacataaaaatgatagagactatgatttatgaaatacacatacagtatgtgaaaaCACGCACAATAAATAAAGACTTGGGTATTATACACTTTAACACAGCTTTACAGAATATTCACCAAATATGCAGCAACATTCATGAAGAAGTTTTTCCCTATTTGGTGCACAACTGTCTTCTGACCACTAGATGTCTCTTTGGTGCCACAATAATACATTCCTATTTGCCGCAACGACTCATTTTAGAGATCCAAATAATAAACTGACTTTATGGagtcatttgtatttttttttgtggtcACCAACATAAGTAATATTAAGattaaatatttaatttaaaaaGTGAATGATAGTAAGTGCAGCATATTGTCCCTCATGATCAGTAACAATGTGGTCGGCTTGGTCAGAATAGAAAAAGTCTGGAGGTTGTTCCATCGATGCTTTTAAATGGATTTCTGGCATTTTGTAGGAACTGTAATGTATTAGGAAAGAGATCCCAGTGAGAGATATAATCTTGGTTAAGAACTATTTATATAAACAATAAATACTTTATCAAGATCTGCCAGAGGGATTTTCTTCCCAATATGTTTTAGTTCTTGCCGGTTGATGGGTGCTTCTTTGACACTTCTGACCTCCAAACGTTTTCCACTCGCCatgctcaaccagggttcctttggTGCTATTAAGTGT
This portion of the Aquarana catesbeiana isolate 2022-GZ linkage group LG07, ASM4218655v1, whole genome shotgun sequence genome encodes:
- the PDE6H gene encoding retinal cone rhodopsin-sensitive cGMP 3',5'-cyclic phosphodiesterase subunit gamma, whose amino-acid sequence is MNSSSPATSALAPGNVQGGPTTPRKGPPKFKQRQTRQFKSKPPKKGVRGFGDDIPGMEGLGTDITVICPWEAFSHLELHELAQFGII